The DNA sequence GCACCTTTTTGTATACTGCCGCGTCATATACTTTAGGGTGCATGACAGTTTCCCCtttcatggcagcagcagcagtgcaatGCTTAGTTTTCCGTACGGCATACACCacctttttttaaataaacgCATGCGATCGTTCTTCGAGACGAAGCCTGCAGCTGCTGCACATATATGCTTGTTCGTTGCTTCAAACGCGCAGCTACATCAAGATGACCGACAAACTGCCCGTGTTCCCCTACACGCTGGACTACGGCCTGGCGATGCGATGCACGGTACCGTCGTGTCCCAGCGGTAGCCACCGGGGCCTGTGGCTGGTGCCGCTCAACAGCTTTTATCGGACGACCTCGCGCAGCGACGGATCGCTCGGCAACAGCTGCGCCATGCCTGACGCCTGCACTCCGCTGCCGACCACGGAGGAAGACACGCTGGATTTCCTCAGGTGCGCCTGACACGCACCGGCTGGTGTGCTGAaaatagaagagaaaaaaatgagccTACAAACGACTTGCTTAGACTTACGCATGCATTTGAGACGGGCTTCACGTGCATACATGCAGGCATCACACGCGGTGCCCCTGCAGCGCACGTGCTTCAGGTGCACGATGACGCGAGCTACGGATAGTCGTTTCACGGGACGTCGTCGACGCCACGTGATCGTCAACGCGGCCGCCATATGTTCGGGTTTGTGTACCCGAACATGGCGGCCGCGATGACGTCAGCACATATATGTACTATATTGTGACGCGCATAAATTGTGACACGCGGGATTTCCTCAGGTGCGCCTGACACGCATGCACGGGCGCGTGCACGTGCTgaacatagaaaagaaagaaaacatgaacCTGAACGGCTTGCTTAGGCCTAACACGGAGAGGgcgcgggagatggaaattcaagacgatgagcgaaacgagaacgaggtgaaagcaggatagccaacgtttcgacaagtgggacTTGTCTTCAAGTCCGTTCGGGAGCCAGCGAGGGCCGACCAAGCCGTCGCTCGTGCCGCTGGCGAAAACACACATGTAACGAACCTGCTCATATAGTATGCATAACCACCTATATGCTATACCGCTCCAAATGTGCTGGTTCacggctctgttctctacggGATTACGCGATGAAACAACTAACACGCGCTATATATCTGAACATTCTCAGGAAACACGCATATATACGCCTTCAACCGTATCACTCTTTTAATGAAGTGCACAGCAGAAGTGTCCTTCTATTCGCTTGCATTGACGATCATCGTCAACGGGTTTCACGCAGATTTTCTTTTAACCCACTCTATACACGATTCCACACAGGTCCAATTTCGAGCGGTACTACCACACCAACAGAGCTCCGTTCCCGGTGTTCATCCACGAAACCTGGCTGTGGAATCCGGGGCGCCGGCGGGGTTACCTCTCCTTCGTCGACTGGCTACTCACCATGGACGACGTGTTCGTTGTCACCGTGGCCGAAGTGGTGCGCTTCATGCGGGACCCCAAGCCCGTCGGCGAGTACGCGCAGGCCGGTTGCTCGAGGGCCTCGGAGTTCCGGCCTTGTCCGCGGGTCCACTCGTGCTCGTTTCCCGACGCGCCGATCCCCGAAACCCGGCAGCTCGTCGGCTGCAAACCGTGTCCCGAAAGTTACCCGTGGTTGCCGGACGTCGTGCGAAGAAAagcggaagacgacgacgaccagCGGGGGGTCCGGAAGCAGCAGTACTTTGGCTCCGGCTGCGTTCTTGTCTTCTGCTCGGCGCTCGTCGTCTGTCTCTACGTCGCTGCGAGGCGGTTGGGGCGTCGCAAGACTCACTTCTTTTAGCGAGTCGGCCTTTCCCGCTTTGTCGTCGGATTTATTGTTTTTTGCCCAATGCGCAGAATTGTATCTGCACGTGGACGCTAATAAATTTGAGACCGTCATTTCGTGTGTGTATAgtgcacgatttttttttttttcagcaacgcCCGATCTAATTGTTTGACAGTTGTGAAGCGAAATTAAGCAGCCGCTTTAAAAGCGTCACCTGCAGGGACTCGGCGTTTTTCTCCCAAGCAAGAGGTCGCAGTTACGATTCCCTGGCGCAACGGTCTCATTCCGATGTGCGCGGGCGATGCAAAAGTATCCGTTTATACTGTGCTCGCACGGGATGCTGGTGACCAAAATTATCCGCAACCCACTGTTTTGGGaagccaatcaatcaatcaatcaatcaatcaatcaatcaatcaatcaatcaatcaatcaatcaatcaatcaatcaatcaatcaatcaaagaaaTAATCATCCAGTTAGTCAAATAATCATCCAACCaattaattaatgaattaatcatccaatcaatcaatccaaGGAGGTAAAGTGAGCACTACAACAATTCTGCTGATGTGCAGAAATTCGTATAAGTGTGACCCATCCCACCATTTCAATGTACTTCATTCCTATAACACGACACTTAATTTCTCCAAACTTGCATGTCTAAGACAATGTACAGTTTTGTGCAAGGTTGAGAATTACGTGCGATAATTAGCGAAGGCGTTGTGCGAATGGTAGTAACCATACATTTCTAGAAATTTACGTTATAGTTATTTAATTCTTTTCCTTCGTTAGGCCATGGGGATCGCGCGGCATGGTTCCATATATCGTAATTCGGTATGCAAAACTGGCAGTGCTAACAAAATCTGCTAATAAAGATCTGCGCATCATTGGCAATATTCCAATGTTACGACAGGCCGCAGCTTGGAAAATATTTCATCCATGGCATGCAAATAGCGTAGCTCCGGCAGCTGTTGGACGGCTGGAATGTATGCAGCATGCGCGCGCCTGTCGCACTCTTGGCCTCCGAGATCTTGCAGCACAAACGGAGGGTGCAGTTTCGGAGGCTACAGGGATGCTCTCCAAATtgagatacttttttttttttacgtggggCTTATTGTATCCAGTGTAAACGCCGCGATTTGCGGAATAcacagaaatacctttttttttaatgctggtACGTCTGGACAGGGGATGTCTCAGCGTGTAATTAAAATGAAAGGTGCTTTCCTCACACGGAGAAAAAGGCGTCTTGTGGACCCGCTGTGGATACATGATCGACAGACGGGAGAACGCCGAGCAGCAAAGTGAGACAGGAGGTACCTCGACGCACAAAAAACGGAGCACCGAATGTATGATCGACAAACAAGCGTTTTCGTTCCGTCTCCTGTcctgtagtgtgtgtgtgtgtgtgtgtgtgtgtgtgtgtgtgtgtgtgtgtgtgtgtgtgtgtgtgtgtgtgtgtgtgtgtgtgtgtgtgtgtgtgtgtgtgtgtgtgtgtgtgtgtgtgtgtgtgtgtgtgtgtgtgtgtgtgtgtgtgtgtgtgtgtgtgtgtgtgtgtgtgtgtgtgtgtgtgtgtgtgtgtgtgtgcgcgcttcataGCGGATACATTGATATGTATCCGCTATGAAATCCCAAGTCGCATTCATATTGCAGTGGTAATGGGCATGTAGTTTGTGCATACCCTACGGTAACACGGGTGTACAAAAACGTGGTGCCCCCGACGTTGTTTGGGCGCCGGCAGTGTACAaaagcatagcctccgagattggcTTTTGTTGCTCTGAGTGAGCCCGCGCCGATAGGTGTGATGTGGACTCCACAGGCGCGTCAACGGCACCACGCGACGTATGCATTCGAGATCGTCTGGAACACAAAAACGCGAAGGACCATTTCTTGCATGTGAGATGGGTGCTCGGTTTCTGATTCACCAGAGTCGTTTGCTTGCGTAATTGATCTCGGATAGCATAGCAGCGCGTTGGCCACCTCGTGTTGTGACGACGAGAAAAGCCTGGCACTGTGGTTGCATTCAATTATTTTATTAGAAGAATTGTCGAGGAATTTTATATTGGCAGGAACCTCGACCACTGCTTCAGCTAACCATTGACAGCACCGTTTAGTAGTACAATCGTATATTTTTACGACCCATGATATGCTATATTATTGTGATTATGCCTTCGCCTCGCTCCTGAGTGGGACAATATTCCACCTCGCAGCTTGTCCTGGTTGCGACTATCCTTCTATGTATGTTCAATTTTCACTGCGCAAGCTACTTAACTAAAATTTTCCCCAGCAGTAGCTGTAGCATTTGCTCAGATTTCCTCGTTTGCTTTGCCAGAACCAACTGCGAAAGTAATTCTATTCGCTCATAAGCCGCACTTCTCTTCCATCTCGGTaccgaaactgaaactgaataaaCTCCACCAGGTGGCGCTGCCGTGCCGCTCCCTTCGTCCAATCGCGTGTCCCGACAACTGTCATAGACGCCAGTGACGAGGTGCGAGGCGGCTCGTATAAAAACATTGTCAACTGCCAAGCGTTCTCGCCTTTCGTGCGTTTCCTCAGTATTTCTTCCGTGCGGTAGAGCAAACACTTCCAATGGAGAACGCAGGTGAGGTTTCAGCATTTCACCGTTCTCGCCAGTCGTGTCAGTCTTGCTTTGTCCGCCGACGAGCGAATTGTGCGAGCGCTTCCTAAGCCTACTACAAAACGCTTTGTTTCCGAAGTGCTACAGTGCATTATTTGTAGCAGCTGCGCATGGATATTCGAATGTCATCTGAACGCGATCGTTTAATAAGCAAGCTTAGTGGCTTGTTATGTCGACCGGTTGAGCATACGTAGATGCAGTTAAATTTAAGCGCCGCGAAATTGTTTTTGTGCGTGCGAAGATGAGATCAACTGCTGAGGGAGTGGCGGCCTGAAGCTTTTCTGGCGGGAGGACTTTCCACTCTTTCTTTCTAGAAGCGATACTTCTTAAAGCTTTAACAAAGGCGTCGGAGCGTTTATTCGTTCATTTCTCCAGTCGCGTGCTTGCTGCATTGTTGCACAAGTATTTGTAACGACACTCGAAAAGCTTTCGCTCTTTATCTGACCCTAGACGAGTATCGAGCCGTCCGTTAGGGACTCGACGCATGTCTAGTGTTTTTTTCCGTTTCTGTGCTTTATTGCCACCCGCTTTGTTCTCATAATCGTGTTCTtttgtttcagatgtcaaagctGTTGGCGCAGGCGGCGATTCGGAACGTGAGCTTaccacatgcttcttttttttattatttactttcTCTCGTAACCTTGCGCATTCTTGGGACGAACGCCTTGTGCAACACCTCTGACATCAACGATGCAACCGTCATTTGGCGCAaccgctttttatttttttcgttcctttCGCAGTAGATTTAGTGGCAGGTCTCTCGAGGGTTCGTCTGAGCGAGCCTTTGTCCTGTCGTACGGGCGCAGCTCAGTTTACGTCATCATCGGGCGCATCTTCCGAATCAGTCACGTGCCGTGTTTATATAGCCAGCACATTCGCTCGCTGCATTTATTTGTGCAGTTGTCGAGCAGATGTGCAGCATCTGCGCTTTGGCTTCTGCGTAGCAACTGTTACAGTGCGCCCGCTGTTATCTGTGGCTTGAAAACATGCGTCATCCATTTCTTTTTGTCGTGGTCGGTAGTTCCTGTATCATACCTTCGGTGTTTTGAAGTGATACCGCGGAAGAGTTTCAGGCAATGTCCTTTTTCCATTGGCTCGAGTGGGGGGCGATCTAGGTGACAATTAAATGGCATCCATACCTCTAATAGGAAATGGAATTTCCTTTTGAGTGTCTAATGTACGGTCTACTTTTAAAGAGAGAATCTAGTTAGCATTTCGCATCCAATTACTGTTGAGTTATGACCCAAGAGCATGCATATGTTTTAGTGCGTAGATGTCTGGCCAATATGCCCTAGAAATTGTTTCTATAATGTAGCTTTTCAGCTATATTGGCATTATTACTTGATAGGTGTTTCCTTCAAGAGTGGACTGTACCCCGCATTATTTGTGCTGATGCTTGCTGTGTAATTTAGATAAGATTATAGAAAAGCTATTTTGAAAATAAAGCATTAGAATGTGGACATGCAGTGCACTTATATGACTTGCTGACAGCATTAGCTGAGCCTGGACATCGAGCTGCATCCTGGTGTGCACTCTAGTTTTCATTTGCTCGAGTCCTGATGGCGTAACATACCATGATTCCACGAGGACTGAGAAGCTTCGGAGGGAACAATTTTGTTTTCAGTACATTGAACTATGTTGCTGCGTTGCACAGCAGCATCACCATTTCTTTATCTTTTATTTCTAAGCAAACTTCAAGCTTGGTAAAAGCAGCTTTACATAACGGGGACTTCGCAAGGCCAATCTAGGTCGCAGAGAATGAGGAAAGAGAAGGTAGCGTCTGTAGATGTCATTGGCTGTCTCGTGTATGTGCTTTGAATGAAAAGAGGGGACAGAGGGGCCCGGATTATTTTTTTTGGACACTCGCATGAAGCCGATAGacagtgaagccaaggaaaggATAGGAGAAATTGCCTGTCATTATAATTGGCATCTGGAAATATAAGGTAAGGGCAAATGAAACGAAATTGACTTGTTGCCTGTGGGTGTTGAGCTTGCATCTTCTGCATTACATGTACGATGCTTAGTTAATTGACCTACAGGCGGCTGCTGTTCTCCCATCGACTTGcttgggtgtttgtgcatgtttACACAATTTGGTTCCCGGAGTGTTAGTCAGCACCATTCTTGTCCATGGGGACGGATGCCCTTTTTCACTTCAATTGAAACTGCAGGTAATGTTCGCCATGCTATCTttggtttcattgtctgttggcttcatgatTTTAATTTTCCGGGCATTCGCCACTGCATTGCTGACTTCTCACCAACTATAGAATGTTGTGAAGCCAACCAGAATGTCGAGCTGGTGGAGGTTGAAGTGGCACTCAAAAGAACAAGCAGTAGGTTGACCAATGAAAAGCCATGCTTGCCATGAGAGAAGCCTTGCTAGGCCATAAAGACGTAGAAATGAAACGGGTTACGATGCCACCTTGGACGGTCCTGTAACAGCTTGCCACGAGGTTGTGGATTTTGTAAGTGTCCGGTTGATCAGTAGAGGACGACACTATAAAGTACACAAAGACAGAACTTGGCAAGTTTTGCAAACTTTCACAGTACAACGGCCTAActgtgcaaaacaaaaaaaggtgcTTCGGAAGTTTCGGACCTCGCGCTGACATACTAGTGGTGCAGGGTTTTCAGCGTGAAGTTTGAAAAATGGTAGCTCGGCTCTCTTTTCTCTTCTAGTCATCATCTCCGTATGGCAAAGTAATGATGGTGTTTTGAATGGCTTGAAAATTTAACTGAGGCATGAGTCAGTTGTAGCTTTATTTAGGATTTGCTGCGATCAAAAAGACCATGCAGGTGAAGTtacgtaaatacaaaaaaaaagtccTCATTTTCTGTTTTGATAATATAAACTGTTGTACAACAGTAACACTCGTATCATATGCAAATTGAACAAAAGGCTTACATAGGCTGTGAAGTGATTGGCGATATTTCATGCCCTGGAAAGTCCCTTTATATTTTATGTTCCTGTGTGAGCTTCATGGATATTACTGTCTTGCTGAGGTATGGTTTTGTAAAACATTTACAAGTTTATATTAACTTCTCAGCTGCTTCGTCTGTGTGCTATTAACCTTCTGTCGGTAAAAAAAATTGCCCTTTTAACTTTTCTGTGCGGGGAAGTGATTCACTTGGAAAAATGGCTTTGTAGAGCGAAAATTGCCTTTTAAATAAAAACCACTCCACTGCATTGGCAGCTCAACACTGATTCGAGCATTGCAATTCACAATGAAGCACTCAATCGAGGATATTGAATTTTAGCAACCATGAGGCCAACAGACAGTAAAGTTAATGAAAGTCTAGGGGGAATTAACATTTAATTATGATGTAGAATTAATTGGGATTAAAAGTAAAATTCGCGCAAGCTTCGTGTTGATAACAGTTCGAAAATATTGCGAAGATTGTTTCAGCTTTCTTgcacttcactttttttttcttttttattcactaATAGGCGTACTTCCCCATGCTAATTCCTCCTGTTCCTCCCCGTGTCCTAGCTTGGTTTAAGTGTCTGTAGGCCTCATGCCCATTTTAATTGGTAAGTTGTATTTTATATTTTTAAGTGGCACCTGGTGTAACTTGAGAATACACTTAGCATTTGCCGCGAAATTTCGGCAGCCAGTACAGCAATGATGGAAGGTGTACTTGTTTTTCCTCGACTCTCCTGTTTGCCCTAGTGCACGCTAATTTCGCGCACTGGAGTAGGAACGGCAAACGGAAGGCGCTATCTTGAGCTTATCGCTATGTTGCTTTATTGTCGTTAGTTGTGTGCACTACTGCGGAAGCTGCTACCGAGCTCGGTTTCTTCTTGCAGCGAAGTAGTCGCGGAATTAGTTAGCATACagggtattaaaaaaaaaaaacgaatggcGGCCTTGACGTGTCAGCGGTTGTTTTGGGCCGCCCGCAGTACGGTTAAAAAGCGTGACGAGATTGGTATCCGTTACTCTTGGGAAGCCGTCGCTGGGGTTGATCAAGTGCGACGTGGTATTTCCTTGGCACGTCACATGTGTTGATTGAAGAACTGGGTttgattgaaaaagaaaattattttcaTTAACTTCTAGAGCTTAAGCTCCGCATTACCAGTTAATTTAACCGGTTACGAAGTCCCACGTCAGCGTTTAGCTATGGGGGACTCCTGTGTTTTCACGGCAGTGTACTAATTCTTTCATTGATATTAGTAA is a window from the Dermacentor albipictus isolate Rhodes 1998 colony chromosome 6, USDA_Dalb.pri_finalv2, whole genome shotgun sequence genome containing:
- the LOC139060834 gene encoding chitin deacetylase 7-like isoform X3, whose protein sequence is MTRYVLSLLFIVPWAWETSVAESATPCDPSVCSLRDNCFCLGTRPPANLSASSMPQFVMLTFDDAVKEQNIDFYRQLLDPGRRRNRANGCNLAATFFVSAKDTDFSLVHELHSVGSEIAIHSITHRNNLSYWRTLDVASWEAEFVGDRDLLRDYALIPERDMVGARAPYLEAGNGEAYRMMRQNGFVYDSSVCTDYIKMTDKLPVFPYTLDYGLAMRCTVPSCPSGSHRGLWLVPLNSFYRTTSRSDGSLGNSCAMPDACTPLPTTEEDTLDFLRSNFERYYHTNRAPFPVFIHETWLWNPGRRRGYLSFVDWLLTMDDVFVVTVAEVVRFMRDPKPVGEYAQAGCSRASEFRPCPRVHSCSFPDAPIPETRQLVGCKPCPESYPWLPDVVRRKAEDDDDQRGVRKQQYFGSGCVLVFCSALVVCLYVAARRLGRRKTHFF